A single region of the Nicotiana sylvestris chromosome 6, ASM39365v2, whole genome shotgun sequence genome encodes:
- the LOC138871955 gene encoding uncharacterized protein → MPFNDTGMPSVVRPQAPVSWAPPILFSTAPVDTRIQLTLPQPYVVPPMFTFQRPQLQSEITYVTPYTFIQPPQYYLSGEQEKIVKNPEQEEVARKMKSLEQSLKNMEGLSGQKSVSYSDLCMFPHIHLPAGFKMPKFEKYNGHGDPVAHLKRYCNQLRRAGGKEELLMAYFGKSLTGIASQWYTDQKITHWHVWDNMAQDFVRQFRYNVDIASDRNSLSNLKKKITESFREYAVKWRDQAAMAQEADYFQNMMAAIGKPFAEAIKIGEMEKNGLKTGRILSHVSFKATSPDVENGS, encoded by the exons atgccGTTCAATGATActggcatgccttctgtggttcgcccccaAGCGCCAGTTTCTTGggcacctccaatattgttctctACAGCACCAGTCGACACCAGAATACAACTAACTTTACCACAGCCGTATGTTGTGCCTCCAATGTTCACCTTTCAGCGTCCACAGCTTCaatcagaaataacatatgtgaccccgtACACTTTCATTCAACCTCCACAATATTATCTCTCGGGGGAGCAAGAAAAGATTGttaaaaatcccgagcaagaggaagtggctcggaagatgaagagcctggaacaaagcctgaaaaacatggAAGGTCTGAGTGgtcaaaagagtgtctcatactccgacctctgtatgtttccccatatccacttgccagctggcttcaagatgccaaaatttgaaaagtacaacgGGCATGGAGACCCGGTTGCTCATCTGAAACGATACTGTAACCAATTGAGGCgtgctggtggaaaagaggagctgctaatggcctattttgggaaAAGCCTCACCGGAATCGCTTCTCAGTGGTATACGGATCAAAAAATTACCCATTGGCACGTGTGGGACAATATGGCACAAGATTTTGTTCGCCAGTTCCggtataatgtggacatcgcttccgacagaaactctttgtccaatttgaaaaagaaaatcacggaaagcttccgcgaatatgctgtcaaatggcgtgacCAAGCTGCCATG GCCCAAGAGGcagactacttccagaacatgatggcTGCTATAGGAAAGCCGTTTGCTGAGGCTATTAAAATTGGGGAGATGGAAAAAAATGGGCTAAAAACgggtcgaatcttgagtcatgtttCTTTTAAAGCCACATCACCTGATGTTGAAAATGGTTCATAG